One region of Halomonas huangheensis genomic DNA includes:
- the tatC gene encoding twin-arginine translocase subunit TatC has product MSQTDNKPSSSNEEGHAPLIEHLVELRSRLLRAVVAILVIFLALYGFSNDIYQFVAEPLLALLPEGSQMIATEVASPFLAPFKLTLVVAVFIAIPFVLHQAWAFVAPGLYEQEKSLALPLLGSSVILFYLGAAFAYYAVFPLLFAFFTQTGPGNVTVMTDINAYLNFVLKMFFAFGIAFEIPIATFLLILSGATTAKSLSAKRPYIILGCFVISMLLTPPDVISQTLLAVPMCLLYELGLLMGRLVKRKREREEETENEQQS; this is encoded by the coding sequence ATGAGCCAGACCGACAACAAGCCCTCCTCGTCCAACGAGGAGGGCCATGCTCCGCTGATTGAACATCTGGTCGAGTTGCGCTCGCGGCTACTGCGCGCGGTGGTGGCGATTCTGGTCATCTTCCTCGCGTTGTACGGCTTCTCCAACGACATCTACCAGTTCGTTGCTGAACCCTTGCTGGCGCTACTGCCGGAAGGTTCACAAATGATCGCGACCGAAGTGGCGTCACCTTTTCTGGCGCCCTTCAAGCTGACGCTGGTGGTCGCGGTATTCATCGCCATTCCTTTTGTACTACACCAGGCTTGGGCCTTCGTTGCCCCGGGACTCTACGAGCAAGAGAAATCACTGGCCCTTCCGTTGCTGGGCTCCAGTGTGATCCTGTTCTATCTCGGTGCCGCCTTCGCCTACTACGCAGTATTCCCGCTGCTGTTCGCGTTCTTCACCCAGACTGGGCCCGGGAACGTGACGGTGATGACCGATATCAATGCCTATCTCAACTTCGTGTTGAAGATGTTCTTTGCTTTCGGCATTGCCTTCGAGATCCCTATCGCTACCTTCCTGCTGATTCTCTCCGGCGCCACCACGGCCAAAAGCCTGTCGGCCAAACGCCCTTATATCATTCTGGGCTGTTTCGTGATCAGCATGCTGCTGACACCGCCGGACGTGATCTCACAGACCCTGCTGGCAGTTCCCATGTGTCTGCTCTATGAATTGGGGCTACTGATGGGGCGGCTGGTCAAGCGCAAGCGCGAAAGGGAAGAAGAAACGGAAAACGAGCAGCAATCCTGA
- a CDS encoding gamma-butyrobetaine hydroxylase-like domain-containing protein — MTTPVPTRIHYHRKARELEVGYADGSTHHLSVEYLRVYSPSAEVRGHGGETATLQVGKKHVGLLDITQAGRYALKLHFDDGHDSGLYSWEYLYSLIEHQQANWEDYLKRLEEAGASREALGIEIKQL; from the coding sequence ATGACCACTCCCGTTCCGACACGGATTCATTACCACCGCAAGGCCAGGGAACTCGAAGTCGGTTATGCCGATGGCAGTACCCATCACCTGTCGGTGGAATATCTACGTGTCTACTCACCGTCCGCGGAGGTACGCGGGCATGGTGGCGAAACGGCTACTCTGCAGGTCGGAAAGAAACATGTCGGGCTGCTCGACATCACCCAGGCTGGCCGCTACGCACTCAAGTTGCACTTCGATGATGGCCACGATAGCGGCCTCTACAGCTGGGAATATCTATACTCCCTGATCGAACATCAACAGGCCAACTGGGAAGACTATCTCAAGCGCCTGGAAGAAGCCGGAGCCTCACGGGAGGCGCTGGGAATCGAGATCAAGCAATTGTAA
- the hslU gene encoding ATP-dependent protease ATPase subunit HslU produces MTQMTPREIVHALDQYIVGQQDAKRAVAIALRNRWRRMQLDGELRQEVTPKNILMIGPTGVGKTEIARRLAKLAKAPFIKVEATKFTEVGYVGRDVESIIRDLTEAAIKLVREQAKAEVGHRAEDAAEDRVLDALLPPPRGQENEPREDSSTRQVFRKKLREGQLDDKEIDVQVSAQGPNIDIQTPPGMEEMTQQLSSLFSGMGRGKTETRKVTVREALTLLRDEEAGKLVNEDDIKTRAIEAVEQNGIVFLDEIDKVAKGSGQSSGGEVSREGVQRDLLPLIEGSTVSTKYGMVKTDHILFIASGAFHLARPSDLIPELQGRLPIRVELSALTPDDFKRILTEPSAALTRQYEALLKTDGLEVEFTEDGIERIAEIAYNVNEGTENIGARRLHTVMERLLEEASFKGSDIGSPLMIDRAYVDSQLGELAMDEDLSRYIL; encoded by the coding sequence ATGACCCAGATGACGCCCCGTGAAATCGTCCACGCCCTGGACCAGTACATCGTCGGCCAGCAGGACGCCAAGCGCGCCGTAGCCATTGCCTTGCGCAACCGCTGGCGTCGCATGCAGCTCGATGGCGAGCTGCGCCAGGAAGTCACACCCAAGAATATCCTGATGATCGGCCCGACCGGTGTCGGCAAGACCGAGATCGCTCGCCGCCTGGCCAAGCTGGCCAAGGCCCCGTTCATCAAGGTCGAAGCGACCAAGTTCACCGAAGTGGGTTACGTCGGCCGCGATGTCGAATCGATCATCCGCGACCTGACCGAAGCCGCGATCAAGCTGGTCCGCGAACAAGCCAAGGCAGAAGTCGGCCACCGTGCCGAAGATGCCGCCGAGGATCGCGTCCTCGATGCGCTGCTGCCACCGCCGCGAGGTCAGGAAAACGAGCCGCGCGAGGACTCCTCGACCCGCCAGGTGTTCCGCAAGAAGCTGCGTGAAGGCCAGCTGGATGACAAGGAAATCGACGTTCAGGTCTCCGCTCAGGGACCCAATATCGACATCCAGACACCGCCGGGCATGGAAGAGATGACCCAGCAACTGTCGAGCCTGTTCTCCGGCATGGGGCGCGGCAAGACCGAGACCCGCAAGGTGACGGTCCGTGAGGCGCTGACGCTACTGCGTGATGAGGAAGCCGGCAAGCTGGTCAATGAAGACGACATCAAGACACGTGCCATCGAAGCCGTCGAGCAGAACGGCATCGTGTTCCTCGACGAGATCGACAAGGTCGCCAAGGGTAGCGGTCAGTCCAGCGGTGGTGAAGTCTCCCGCGAAGGCGTGCAGCGTGATCTGTTACCACTGATCGAAGGCTCCACGGTGTCGACCAAGTACGGCATGGTCAAGACCGACCACATCCTGTTCATCGCCTCTGGTGCCTTCCATCTGGCGCGTCCTTCGGACCTGATTCCGGAACTCCAGGGTCGCCTGCCGATCCGTGTTGAACTTTCGGCACTGACACCGGATGACTTCAAGCGCATCCTGACTGAGCCTTCTGCGGCATTGACTCGTCAGTACGAGGCACTGCTGAAGACCGATGGGCTCGAGGTCGAATTCACCGAAGATGGTATCGAGCGTATCGCCGAGATCGCCTACAACGTCAACGAAGGCACCGAGAACATCGGCGCCCGTCGTCTACACACGGTCATGGAGCGGCTGCTCGAGGAAGCCTCGTTCAAGGGTTCCGATATCGGTAGCCCGTTGATGATCGACCGCGCCTATGTCGACTCCCAACTCGGCGAGCTGGCCATGGACGAAGACCTGTCACGGTATATCCTCTAA
- the tatA gene encoding Sec-independent protein translocase subunit TatA has product MLGGISIWQLLIVLGIIILIFGTKKLRNVGSDLGGAVKGFKKAVSEEEEKKGESDSQAQVRHDENTDSTGSHTYDVEAERKPESSDERK; this is encoded by the coding sequence ATGTTAGGTGGTATCAGTATCTGGCAGCTGCTGATCGTACTCGGCATCATTATCCTGATCTTCGGCACCAAGAAACTACGCAACGTCGGTAGCGATCTGGGAGGAGCGGTCAAGGGCTTCAAGAAAGCCGTCTCCGAAGAGGAAGAGAAGAAAGGCGAGTCCGACTCTCAGGCTCAAGTGCGTCACGACGAAAACACCGACAGCACCGGCTCCCATACCTATGACGTCGAGGCCGAGCGCAAGCCGGAATCCTCCGACGAACGCAAGTAA
- a CDS encoding insulinase family protein — protein sequence MNTPPELNLLPFTDLPMGSRFAERHLDNGARLVAIEVPTARQVRLVAAIGAGALDEPTTHLGLAHLLEHSLFLGSDCHPHPGDFAAWVGAQGGRYNAHTDEAVTDIHLTLPPDTAEAGLERLLDIVVRPQLARNNIAHEINVIEAEFQARLADPALHRQAALSRLYLPAHPAHHNHHGCRRSLGANLDELHKALVHFHASHYRANRLSLVMLGPQPLERQLEQMTTAACSIAGGAERPAERCWRWARPARIQWCLPPGCTAGKPTLELLWPLPVTLTAMQRLAHEQLARALGNGELTTTLQHHAAITELTASLVPDASPSALSLSLTLTPTGQRQVETVLATCQTHLQHLARRLTTVPSPPLASDITQHDLDTWPITLARRLAVSQSALRPPTTEESNIEAIEQLVAWLDSESCRVLEQSPRSTMMNDLVPETRTPFLHYPPSDNTCMSWPLRTPPFVAQRKLLDDDVSPAPGLIEDNDSLVLWWGGGPPAPDAFYGLAWPAPVSGQSERLTLWQQSTLPLRQTIAPRLVMTLGYDVHSDWLWVRGEASRLESCLSQALSGWLSCTSTECAGTDPEAPTASGGLIAQRLLTCLETQPPPVQATDSRILAWVGGTFGAAEALASCQRLMAHLSKASPVPSSKASPPCPLPACGNIATGPTRWLTPQGDDRTLMLQVDAPDDSPTSQALFQMLAQCHDAAFQRELRQRRGLGYVAAVRYREAHGWPRLGYVVQSPHADITTLRDAVCDFLNAHCQALAQLDGTRFAARRASLLAQCGPPEVHSEALSRTWQALRRRKGHLAAWETQRQALADLTPGKLAATAEALVTGALPALWWAHSPSFPGVTDGI from the coding sequence ATGAATACACCTCCCGAACTCAATCTCCTCCCGTTCACAGACCTGCCAATGGGTAGTCGCTTCGCCGAGCGCCATCTCGACAATGGGGCTCGGCTGGTGGCGATCGAGGTTCCCACTGCACGTCAGGTACGCCTGGTCGCAGCGATCGGAGCCGGCGCTCTCGATGAACCCACAACCCATCTCGGGCTGGCCCACCTACTCGAGCACTCACTTTTTCTGGGCTCGGATTGCCACCCCCACCCCGGCGACTTCGCCGCATGGGTCGGCGCTCAGGGTGGGCGCTACAACGCCCACACCGACGAAGCCGTCACCGATATCCACCTTACCCTGCCCCCCGACACCGCAGAGGCTGGGCTCGAACGCCTACTGGATATAGTGGTCCGGCCCCAACTGGCCCGGAACAATATCGCTCACGAAATCAACGTTATCGAGGCCGAGTTCCAGGCGCGTCTGGCCGATCCGGCATTACATCGCCAGGCTGCACTCTCGCGCCTCTATCTCCCTGCGCACCCCGCCCATCACAACCACCATGGTTGCCGTCGCAGTCTCGGCGCGAACCTCGACGAGCTGCACAAGGCGCTCGTTCACTTCCACGCCAGCCATTACCGCGCCAATCGCCTGAGTCTGGTGATGCTCGGCCCCCAACCACTGGAACGCCAACTGGAGCAGATGACCACCGCTGCGTGTTCCATTGCGGGCGGTGCCGAGCGCCCGGCCGAGCGCTGTTGGCGCTGGGCCCGACCAGCGCGGATACAGTGGTGTCTACCTCCCGGCTGCACGGCGGGTAAGCCAACCCTCGAGCTCTTGTGGCCACTGCCTGTCACGCTGACAGCGATGCAGCGGCTAGCCCATGAACAACTGGCCCGCGCCCTGGGCAATGGCGAACTGACCACCACCCTGCAGCACCACGCGGCCATTACCGAGCTCACGGCCAGCCTGGTACCAGATGCCAGCCCCTCCGCCCTATCGCTATCGCTGACACTGACTCCAACCGGTCAGCGACAAGTCGAGACCGTCCTGGCCACCTGCCAGACACACTTACAGCATCTGGCCAGGCGCCTGACCACCGTTCCATCACCACCTCTGGCGTCTGACATCACCCAGCACGATCTCGACACCTGGCCAATAACTCTGGCCCGTCGTCTTGCCGTCAGCCAATCGGCGCTCCGGCCCCCGACAACAGAAGAGTCGAATATTGAGGCAATCGAGCAACTGGTCGCCTGGCTGGATAGCGAATCCTGTCGAGTGCTCGAGCAATCACCTCGTTCGACCATGATGAACGACCTGGTGCCGGAAACTCGCACGCCCTTTCTCCACTACCCACCAAGTGACAACACCTGCATGTCCTGGCCGCTTCGAACACCACCGTTCGTTGCGCAGCGCAAGTTGCTGGACGACGACGTTTCACCGGCACCGGGCCTGATCGAAGACAATGATTCACTCGTCTTATGGTGGGGTGGCGGGCCTCCAGCCCCTGATGCTTTCTACGGTCTGGCCTGGCCGGCACCGGTATCCGGGCAGTCCGAACGGCTGACCCTATGGCAGCAATCCACACTGCCTCTGCGTCAGACGATCGCTCCACGCCTGGTCATGACGCTGGGCTACGATGTCCACAGTGACTGGCTATGGGTTCGAGGCGAGGCTTCACGACTTGAATCCTGTCTTAGCCAGGCACTGTCCGGCTGGCTCTCCTGCACCAGTACCGAATGCGCAGGCACCGACCCCGAAGCACCAACCGCATCGGGCGGACTGATTGCCCAGCGCCTGTTGACATGCCTGGAAACCCAGCCACCTCCTGTTCAAGCCACTGACTCACGAATTCTGGCATGGGTCGGCGGCACGTTCGGTGCTGCCGAAGCACTTGCCAGTTGTCAGCGCCTGATGGCCCACCTCTCGAAGGCCAGTCCTGTGCCCTCGAGCAAGGCCAGTCCTCCTTGCCCATTGCCGGCATGCGGCAACATCGCAACCGGCCCCACCCGTTGGCTCACGCCCCAGGGAGATGACCGGACACTGATGCTGCAGGTGGATGCTCCTGACGATAGCCCGACGAGTCAGGCGCTCTTTCAGATGCTTGCCCAGTGTCACGATGCCGCTTTCCAACGGGAACTGCGGCAACGTCGAGGTCTGGGCTATGTGGCGGCAGTGCGCTATCGAGAGGCCCATGGCTGGCCCCGCCTGGGCTATGTGGTGCAGTCGCCTCATGCCGATATCACGACGCTGCGCGATGCTGTGTGTGACTTTCTGAACGCCCATTGCCAAGCCCTGGCACAGTTGGACGGCACTCGCTTCGCCGCGCGCCGCGCCAGCCTGCTCGCCCAGTGCGGGCCTCCGGAAGTCCACTCCGAGGCGCTGTCGCGAACCTGGCAGGCCCTACGCCGAAGGAAGGGGCATCTGGCGGCCTGGGAAACCCAGCGTCAGGCACTCGCAGACCTGACGCCCGGCAAACTTGCAGCCACCGCCGAGGCCTTGGTGACAGGCGCGCTACCGGCACTCTGGTGGGCCCACTCGCCATCATTCCCAGGCGTCACGGACGGCATCTGA
- a CDS encoding ubiquinone biosynthesis accessory factor UbiJ, with product MALIPTLVLAGIEKTLNSLLSRDPAAPTRLSKLAGQRILLRLESPQLALVLAYHAQGIDLMHADALEMMDDDQDYDAVVEVDSEGLAALASGAEMERLMFEGRLAVRGRVHLLEATRDLLLDLDLDWEAEMARWLGDVPAHQLAEGLRGLSRWGIRTQRELRSDISEYVFEEARWLPGRQQFESLRDLLIDLEQATDRVEARLARLHRLLDAEGGLS from the coding sequence ATGGCGTTGATCCCGACCCTGGTACTGGCCGGCATTGAAAAGACGCTCAATTCCCTGCTGTCCCGAGACCCAGCAGCACCGACCAGACTGAGCAAGCTGGCCGGTCAGCGAATTCTGCTGCGCCTCGAGTCTCCTCAACTGGCGCTGGTGCTCGCTTACCACGCGCAAGGCATCGATCTCATGCACGCCGATGCCCTGGAGATGATGGACGACGATCAGGATTACGATGCCGTGGTCGAGGTCGATAGCGAGGGCCTGGCTGCGTTGGCCAGCGGCGCGGAGATGGAGCGCCTGATGTTCGAAGGCCGTCTTGCCGTACGCGGTCGGGTTCACCTTCTTGAAGCCACCCGCGACCTGTTGCTGGACCTGGACCTCGACTGGGAGGCGGAGATGGCACGTTGGCTCGGTGATGTTCCCGCTCATCAATTGGCGGAGGGTCTGAGAGGACTATCACGCTGGGGAATTCGCACCCAGAGAGAATTGCGCAGCGATATCTCGGAGTATGTTTTCGAAGAAGCTCGCTGGTTGCCAGGGCGTCAGCAATTCGAATCGTTGCGCGACTTGTTGATTGACCTTGAGCAAGCTACCGATCGTGTCGAAGCACGCCTCGCACGCTTGCATCGTTTGCTTGATGCGGAGGGAGGGCTGTCCTGA
- a CDS encoding phosphoribosyl-ATP diphosphatase, protein MSDILERLDTALADRRHADPESSYVASLHNKGLNKILEKVGEEAFETVLAAKDADAKDPATQQALIAETADLWFHSLVMLSHLGLDHRQVLDELARRFGISGHDEKAARQQEDS, encoded by the coding sequence ATGAGCGATATTCTTGAACGACTCGACACAGCACTGGCCGACCGCCGTCATGCCGATCCCGAGTCTTCCTACGTGGCGTCCTTGCATAATAAGGGCCTGAACAAGATACTCGAGAAAGTTGGCGAAGAAGCCTTCGAGACCGTGCTGGCTGCAAAGGATGCCGACGCGAAGGATCCGGCCACTCAACAGGCATTGATCGCCGAGACCGCCGACCTGTGGTTTCATAGTCTTGTCATGTTGTCACACCTCGGTCTGGACCACCGCCAGGTTCTCGACGAACTGGCGCGCCGTTTTGGTATTTCGGGGCACGACGAGAAGGCTGCTCGGCAGCAGGAAGATAGTTGA
- the elbB gene encoding isoprenoid biosynthesis glyoxalase ElbB produces MSKQVAIVLAGCGVQDGSEIYETTLTLLRLDQLGVAYRCFAPDIGHHEVIDHRRGEAVEESRNVLVESARLARGEISPLDELSASDFDAVILPGGFGVAKNLSNFAEAGSDMVIHDVLREVLIEFHDARKPIGLMCIAPVLVPGVFGHGIAVTIGNDPGVAGAISAMGGLHRTCAVDDIVVDFEHRVVTTPAYMLATGVAEAASGIFKLVERINEMIDIKP; encoded by the coding sequence TCAAGATGGCTCGGAGATCTACGAGACCACCCTGACTCTGTTGCGCCTGGACCAGTTGGGTGTCGCCTATCGCTGTTTCGCACCGGATATCGGCCATCACGAAGTCATCGATCATCGCCGTGGTGAGGCCGTGGAAGAATCGCGCAATGTGCTGGTGGAATCCGCTCGTCTTGCGCGTGGCGAAATCTCTCCGCTGGACGAGCTTTCGGCATCGGATTTCGATGCCGTGATCCTGCCGGGTGGTTTCGGGGTAGCAAAGAATCTCTCGAACTTTGCTGAAGCGGGTTCCGACATGGTCATTCATGACGTGCTGCGTGAGGTGTTGATCGAGTTCCATGATGCTCGCAAGCCGATCGGCTTGATGTGTATCGCACCAGTGCTGGTTCCGGGTGTGTTCGGGCACGGTATCGCGGTAACCATCGGTAATGATCCGGGGGTGGCCGGGGCGATCAGTGCCATGGGCGGGCTGCATCGTACCTGCGCGGTGGATGATATCGTCGTCGACTTCGAACACCGTGTGGTGACCACACCGGCCTATATGCTGGCCACAGGAGTTGCCGAAGCGGCCAGCGGTATCTTCAAGCTGGTTGAGCGCATCAATGAAATGATCGACATCAAACCCTGA
- the ubiE gene encoding bifunctional demethylmenaquinone methyltransferase/2-methoxy-6-polyprenyl-1,4-benzoquinol methylase UbiE produces the protein MDKRTTHFGFQDVPVEEKASRVADVFHSVAARYDVMNDLMSFGIHRVWKRLTIERAGVRPGHKVLDIAGGTGDLALKFSRIVGPTGKVILADINASMLNVGRDKLIDNGAGGNVDYVQANAECLPFPDNTFDCITIAFGLRNVTDKDKALASMARILKPGGRLLVLEFSKPPNPLLSKAYDEYSFRLLPRMGEMVAGDADSYRYLAESIRMHPDQQTLKGMMETAGLERVEFTNLTGGIVALHRGIKL, from the coding sequence ATGGACAAGCGCACCACTCATTTCGGATTTCAGGATGTGCCGGTTGAGGAAAAGGCCTCTCGTGTAGCGGATGTCTTCCACTCCGTGGCCGCTCGCTACGACGTGATGAATGACCTGATGTCCTTCGGCATCCACCGTGTGTGGAAACGCCTGACCATCGAACGCGCCGGAGTACGGCCAGGCCACAAGGTATTGGATATCGCCGGTGGCACCGGGGATCTGGCGCTCAAGTTCTCGCGCATCGTCGGCCCCACCGGCAAGGTCATCCTCGCTGATATCAATGCCTCCATGCTCAACGTTGGTCGCGACAAACTGATCGACAACGGTGCGGGCGGCAACGTCGATTACGTGCAGGCCAATGCCGAATGCCTGCCGTTCCCCGACAACACCTTCGATTGCATCACTATCGCCTTCGGTCTGCGCAATGTGACCGACAAGGACAAGGCACTGGCCTCCATGGCGCGCATTCTCAAGCCTGGTGGCCGCCTGCTGGTACTCGAATTCTCCAAGCCACCCAACCCATTATTGAGCAAGGCCTACGACGAATATTCCTTCCGTCTGCTACCACGCATGGGTGAAATGGTCGCCGGTGATGCCGACAGCTATCGCTATCTCGCTGAGTCGATTCGCATGCATCCGGACCAGCAGACGCTAAAGGGCATGATGGAGACGGCAGGCCTCGAGCGTGTCGAATTCACCAATCTCACGGGTGGTATCGTCGCCCTGCACCGCGGCATCAAGCTATGA
- the ubiB gene encoding ubiquinone biosynthesis regulatory protein kinase UbiB, which produces MIFRPLRILWVVTRYRLDTLLPLHKLPWALRLMFQWSPLRLIPVGDRSRGERLRLSLEALGPIFVKFGQMLSTRRDLFPGDIADELKRLQDQVPPFPGEQAEQLIEEALGMPLHEAFADFSREPLASASIAQVHAATLPDGSEVVAKVIRPGIDKVMRQDMSLMYLLARALQCVPEARRLHPVEVVRDYEVTLFDELDLTKEAANTSQLKRNFHRSPLLYVPAIHWNLTRQRVMVQERIHGVPVADIEALKAQHTDLKRLAERGVEIFFTQVFRDNFFHADMHPGNIFVDRENPQDPQYIAIDCGIVGSLTREDQDYLARNLLAFFHQDYYEVAALHIESGWVAEDTRANEFAAAVRTVCEPILEKPLKDISFGQVLLGLFQTARRFNMEVQPQLVLLQKTLLNIEGLGRQLYPDLDLWATAKPFLERWMKERAGAHGLWESFKRQAPELTRQLPELPVLAHRALSQTEKRSQQLGDQTRALSSVQTQLRQQTRRSRRTRIGLALVALALAWQPLTNWLDGQPWQILVAAAVGTLLLIWN; this is translated from the coding sequence ATGATATTCCGTCCACTGCGCATCCTTTGGGTAGTCACGCGCTACCGTCTCGACACCTTGTTACCGCTGCACAAGCTGCCCTGGGCACTTCGCCTGATGTTTCAGTGGTCGCCGCTGCGCTTGATTCCCGTTGGTGACCGCTCACGGGGAGAAAGATTGCGTCTGTCGCTGGAAGCGCTGGGGCCAATCTTCGTTAAATTCGGCCAGATGCTGTCGACGCGACGCGACCTGTTTCCCGGGGATATCGCCGATGAGCTCAAGCGGCTTCAGGATCAGGTGCCCCCCTTCCCCGGTGAACAAGCCGAACAGCTGATCGAGGAAGCCCTCGGCATGCCGCTGCACGAAGCGTTTGCCGACTTCTCCCGCGAGCCCCTGGCCTCGGCATCGATTGCTCAAGTGCACGCTGCCACACTGCCGGATGGCAGCGAAGTCGTCGCCAAGGTAATACGCCCTGGCATCGACAAGGTCATGCGTCAGGACATGTCGTTGATGTACCTGCTGGCACGAGCCCTGCAATGCGTCCCCGAAGCACGCCGCCTGCATCCAGTGGAAGTGGTCCGCGACTACGAAGTCACGTTGTTCGACGAACTCGACCTGACCAAGGAAGCCGCCAACACCTCGCAACTGAAGCGTAACTTCCACCGTTCACCGCTGCTTTATGTGCCAGCCATCCACTGGAACCTGACACGCCAGCGCGTCATGGTTCAGGAGCGCATCCATGGCGTGCCGGTTGCCGATATCGAAGCACTGAAGGCGCAGCACACCGATCTCAAGCGGCTTGCCGAGCGCGGCGTGGAAATCTTCTTCACCCAGGTGTTTCGCGACAACTTCTTCCATGCTGACATGCACCCCGGCAACATCTTCGTCGACCGCGAGAATCCCCAGGACCCGCAGTATATCGCTATCGACTGCGGCATCGTCGGCAGTTTGACGCGTGAGGATCAGGACTACCTCGCCCGAAACCTGCTGGCCTTCTTCCACCAGGATTACTATGAGGTGGCAGCGCTACATATAGAGTCCGGCTGGGTCGCCGAGGACACTCGCGCCAACGAGTTTGCCGCTGCGGTACGCACGGTCTGTGAACCCATTCTCGAGAAGCCACTCAAGGATATTTCCTTCGGCCAGGTATTGCTGGGACTGTTTCAGACCGCACGACGCTTCAATATGGAAGTACAACCTCAGTTGGTCCTGCTGCAGAAGACACTGCTCAACATCGAAGGCCTGGGACGGCAGCTGTATCCCGACCTCGACCTGTGGGCAACGGCCAAGCCATTTCTCGAGCGTTGGATGAAGGAGCGTGCTGGTGCCCATGGCCTGTGGGAGTCCTTCAAGCGTCAAGCTCCCGAATTGACACGCCAGTTGCCTGAGCTTCCGGTGCTCGCTCACCGCGCCCTATCACAGACGGAGAAGCGCTCCCAACAGCTCGGTGATCAAACCAGGGCTCTGAGTAGCGTTCAGACTCAACTCCGCCAACAGACTCGCCGCTCCCGACGAACACGCATCGGCCTGGCTCTGGTGGCACTGGCACTGGCCTGGCAACCGCTGACCAACTGGCTCGATGGTCAGCCCTGGCAAATTCTGGTGGCAGCCGCAGTGGGCACCCTGCTGCTGATCTGGAATTGA
- the tatB gene encoding Sec-independent protein translocase protein TatB, with protein sequence MLDIGFLELLLVGVVGLLVLGPERLPRAARTAGLWIGRIKRSVSGIQREITAQLEAEELRQKVKEQQTRLDDSVKRARQSVESLGDNDPQASNGDKRTEAADSTAAVPDNSQSASAQGSAPKPATDASDPTSAPDPANHAESSDRHSPASAPSTDNRDTDNRDSATR encoded by the coding sequence ATGCTGGATATCGGTTTCCTGGAACTGTTGCTGGTCGGCGTAGTGGGTCTGCTGGTGCTTGGCCCCGAACGCCTGCCGCGTGCGGCACGCACGGCAGGCCTGTGGATCGGGCGTATCAAGCGCTCGGTGTCCGGCATACAGCGCGAGATAACAGCCCAACTAGAGGCAGAGGAGCTGCGTCAGAAGGTCAAGGAGCAACAGACCAGGCTCGACGACAGCGTCAAGCGTGCAAGGCAGAGTGTCGAATCACTGGGTGATAATGACCCGCAGGCCAGCAACGGTGACAAGCGCACCGAGGCGGCTGACAGCACTGCCGCGGTACCGGACAACTCCCAGTCGGCCTCGGCACAGGGCTCCGCCCCCAAACCAGCCACTGATGCGTCTGACCCAACTTCTGCGCCTGATCCAGCCAACCACGCAGAATCGTCTGACCGCCACTCGCCGGCCTCCGCCCCTTCGACTGACAACAGGGACACTGACAACAGGGACTCTGCTACGCGATGA
- the hslV gene encoding ATP-dependent protease subunit HslV gives MTTIVSVRRGDQVALAGDGQVSLGNTVMKGNASKVRRLYHGQVLAGFAGGTADAFTLFERFEAQLEKYQGNLVKAAVELAKDWRTDRALRRLEALLAVADSKASLIITGNGDVVEPERGIIAIGSGGNFALSAARALLDNTDLSAREITEKSLEIAGDICVFTNHNVTLEEL, from the coding sequence ATGACCACAATCGTTTCCGTGCGCCGTGGCGACCAGGTTGCACTGGCGGGTGATGGCCAGGTATCACTGGGCAACACCGTGATGAAGGGTAACGCCAGCAAGGTACGTCGCCTCTATCACGGCCAGGTGCTGGCCGGTTTTGCCGGTGGCACGGCGGATGCCTTCACGCTGTTCGAACGTTTTGAAGCCCAGTTGGAAAAGTATCAGGGCAACCTGGTGAAGGCTGCAGTGGAGCTGGCCAAGGACTGGCGCACCGATCGTGCACTGCGTCGCCTCGAAGCACTGCTGGCTGTTGCCGACAGCAAAGCCTCGCTGATCATCACCGGTAACGGCGATGTGGTAGAACCTGAGCGCGGCATCATTGCCATCGGCTCAGGCGGCAATTTCGCCCTTTCTGCCGCACGCGCGCTACTCGACAACACTGACCTCAGCGCTCGCGAGATTACCGAGAAGTCGTTGGAAATTGCTGGCGACATCTGCGTGTTTACCAACCACAACGTGACGCTGGAAGAGCTTTGA